A single Harpia harpyja isolate bHarHar1 chromosome 6, bHarHar1 primary haplotype, whole genome shotgun sequence DNA region contains:
- the PARP11 gene encoding protein mono-ADP-ribosyltransferase PARP11, with the protein MWGAGPGWAADAEMLQRTSEDFFPKMESSVEEMDTSDTQWGWFYLAECGKWHMFQTDSNSHCSVSSEDIERSFRTNPHGSVSFTTAKFNYTLDFAVMKQTNLTTLKQRPIKRAPFSISAFSFICENEAIPMPSHWENVNTEEPYQLIPLQKKTNEYNEVSSLFGKTMDSHRIKRIKRIQNLDLWEFFCRKKAQLKKKRGVLTINEQMLFHGTSNEFVEAICIHNFDWRINGMHAAVYGKGTYFARDASYSSRFCKEDMKHGDTFQIHGVNLQPHLHRPDKVMFLARVLTGDYINGDSKYMRPPSKDGSFVNLYDSCVDNTWNPKIFVIFDANQIYPEYLIEFC; encoded by the exons ATGTGGGGAGCAGGCCCGGGGTGGGCGGCCGATGCG GAAATGCTTCAAAGAacatcagaagatttttttccaaagatggaAAGTTCAGTTGAAGAGATGGATACCTCAGATACCCAGTGGGGCTGGTTTTATTTGGCTGAGTGTGGTAAATGGCATATGTTTCAG acCGATTCAAACAGTCATTGCTCTGTTAGCAGTGAAGATATTGAAAGGAGCTTCCGAACAAACCCACATGGTTCTGTTTCTTTTACTACTGCAAAATTTAACTACACGCTAGACTTTGCAG TGATGAAACAAACCAACCTAACTACCCTTAAGCAACGTCCAATAAAGAGAGCTCCCTTTTCTATCAGTGCTTTCAG tttcaTCTGTGAAAATGAGGCTATCCCTATGCCTTCACACTGGGAGAATGTAAATACTGAGGAGCCATACCAG cttattccattgcaaaagaaaacaaatgaatatAATGAAGTTTCTAGTCTCTTTGGAAAAACAATGGATAGCCACCGAATTAAAAGAATTAAGAGAATACAAAATCTAGACTTGTGGGAGTTTTTTTGCAG GAAAAAAGCTCaactaaagaagaaaagaggtgtcCTAACTATTAATGAGCAGATGTTATTTCATGGCACCAGTAATGAATTTGTAGAAGCAATATGTATTCATAACTTTGACTGGAGAATAAATGGGATGCATGCTGCTGTATatggaaaag ggaCCTATTTTGCAAGAGATGCATCATATTCCAGTCGTTTCTGCAAAGAGGACATGAAGCATGGAGATACTTTTCAAATTCATGGTGTGAATCTGCAGCCTCATCTGCATAGACCAGATAAAGTCATGTTTCTTGCTCGTGTATTAACTGGTGACTATATCAATGGTGATTCAAAATACATGAGGCCTCCTTCAAAAGATGGAAGTTTTGTGAACTTATATGACAGCTGTGTGGATAACACCTGGAACCCAAAGATCTTTGTTATCTTTGATGCCAACCAAATCTACCCTGAATACTTAATAGAATTTTGTTAA